The following coding sequences lie in one Leptolyngbya sp. CCY15150 genomic window:
- a CDS encoding peroxiredoxin: MALQEGVKAPDFTVKDTHGNTITLADYAGKHVVLYFYPKDDTPGCTKEACSFRDNYTAYQGKNIAVFGVSTDNEASHQAFTSKFDLPFPLLADTEGTITKAYDVDGGGYAKRVTYVIGTDGMITKVYTSVKTDTHATDILADLGL; encoded by the coding sequence ATGGCATTACAAGAAGGCGTCAAAGCTCCAGATTTCACCGTGAAAGACACCCACGGCAACACGATTACCCTGGCAGACTATGCCGGTAAGCATGTGGTGCTCTACTTCTATCCTAAGGATGATACCCCTGGCTGCACCAAGGAAGCCTGTAGCTTCCGCGATAACTATACGGCTTATCAAGGTAAGAATATTGCTGTATTTGGTGTGAGCACGGATAATGAAGCCTCCCACCAAGCCTTTACCAGTAAGTTTGACCTTCCCTTCCCACTCCTTGCTGATACCGAGGGTACTATCACCAAGGCCTATGATGTAGACGGCGGCGGCTATGCTAAGCGGGTCACCTATGTGATCGGCACAGATGGCATGATCACCAAGGTTTACACCAGCGTTAAGACCGATACCCACGCCACAGATATTTTGGCTGATTTGGGTCTATAG
- the map gene encoding type I methionyl aminopeptidase produces the protein MNFLTDLLPKPDPTPRVRKQRGAIIKSSSEIAIMRQSATIVATVLKEISERVQPGMTTADLDAYAEARIREMGATPSFKGYYGFPASICACINDEVVHGIPSRKQVIRAGDVLKVDTGAYFQGFHGDSCITIGVQQVSPAAAKLIRVAEETLYKGIEQVKPGNSLLDIAGAIQDHAEAEGFKVVENFTGHGVGRNLHEEPSVFNVRTHDLPNVKLKAGMTLAIEPILNAGSKFTRTLADRWTVVTVDRSLSAQFEHTVLVTENGYEILTDRTRV, from the coding sequence ATGAATTTTCTCACCGACCTTTTGCCCAAGCCCGATCCTACCCCACGTGTTCGTAAGCAGCGGGGTGCCATCATCAAGTCATCCAGTGAAATCGCCATCATGCGCCAATCAGCAACCATTGTTGCCACGGTGCTCAAGGAAATTTCGGAACGGGTGCAGCCGGGAATGACCACGGCGGATTTGGATGCCTATGCAGAGGCACGGATTCGGGAGATGGGCGCAACGCCAAGTTTTAAGGGATACTACGGCTTTCCCGCATCGATCTGTGCCTGCATCAACGATGAAGTGGTGCATGGTATTCCCAGCCGCAAGCAGGTGATTCGGGCAGGGGATGTGCTGAAGGTAGATACGGGCGCTTATTTCCAGGGTTTCCATGGCGATTCCTGTATTACCATCGGTGTGCAGCAGGTGTCGCCGGCGGCCGCCAAGCTGATTCGGGTGGCGGAAGAAACGCTCTACAAGGGCATTGAGCAGGTGAAGCCGGGCAACTCCTTGCTGGATATTGCTGGCGCAATTCAGGATCATGCTGAAGCTGAGGGCTTCAAGGTGGTGGAAAACTTCACGGGGCATGGAGTAGGGCGCAATCTCCACGAGGAACCGTCGGTGTTTAACGTGCGCACCCATGATTTGCCCAATGTGAAATTAAAAGCCGGGATGACCCTGGCGATCGAGCCGATTTTGAATGCTGGCTCGAAGTTTACCCGCACCCTCGCCGATCGCTGGACAGTGGTGACGGTGGATCGCAGCCTATCGGCCCAGTTTGAACATACGGTGCTGGTCACCGAGAACGGCTACGAGATCCTCACCGATCGCACTCGGGTTTAA